One part of the Pseudopipra pipra isolate bDixPip1 chromosome 3, bDixPip1.hap1, whole genome shotgun sequence genome encodes these proteins:
- the IFNGR1 gene encoding interferon gamma receptor 1 isoform X1 gives MRVPPLLLALTALLAPRRSAASRGEQPPAVPSPTEIVVRSENFKTLLHWQYPPVSETPHFIVEIKPYNLFYSFGDYKNISTCVNTSAHFCDLSGEICEPYSSHWLRLKAIIGSQQSEYVETNEFILQRHGKIGPPKLNLSRHGDKIVVDIYHLLFPHSCIEDIFLKLEYLVTFRKSENEIEEFYADNCTMDKCSLNITVPAEGSTYCVSAKGIFEELMIGTPSEESCILVPVEQTLSVLCIIIVCVIGSLSVILIVYCGCKRLRKKDIKLPKSLVSVMRNLNKDTLLVRPKSEGKYISVISFMSGQSALPVNGEVTLLEIEPEEETVSPKNSGEGESSVPTPEAPAKAEEEPVQETTEEVSFDADEQNYKVKESYFISDGSQMDICSNSSGTEVSPTETQQKVIPSSCFKFSGYDKPHVPLDMLMIDVGEEQPVNTYRPTE, from the exons TGCCTTCACCAACAGAGATTGTAGTAAGAtctgaaaatttcaaaactCTTTTGCATTGGCAGTATCCACCTGTGTCTGAAACTCCTCATTTTATTGTGGAAATCAAGCCTTACAA TCTGTTTTACAGTTTTGGTGACTATAAGAACATCTCAACTTGTGTGAACACTTCAGCTCATTTTTGTGATCTCTCAGGGGAAATATGTGAGCCTTATTCGTCTCACTGGCTTCGACTTAAAGCTATTATTGGGTCACAACAGTCTGAATATGTTGAGAcaaatgaatttattttgcaaagGCATG GAAAAATAGGACCACCAAAACTGAATCTCTCAAGGCATGGTGATAAAATCGTGGTTGATATTTACCATCTTTTATTCCCTCATTCTTGTAttgaagacatttttttaaagctcgAGTACCTGGTGACTTTTCGGAAGAGTGAAAATGAG ATTGAAGAGTTCTATGCAGACAACTGTACAATGGATAAATGTAGCCTCAACATCACAGTTCCTGCTGAAGGTTCTACTTACTGTGTTTCAGCAAAGGGAATTTTTGAAGAACTGATGATTGGCACCCCATCAGAGGAAAGCTGCATTCTTGTTCCTGTCGAGCAGACATTGA GTGTACTATGTATCATCATTGTGTGTGTTATTGGGAGCCTGAGCGTAATCTTGATAGTATATTGTGGCTGCAAGAGACTAAGGAAAAAGGACATAAAGCTGCCTAAATCTTTG gtcagtgtgatgagaaACCTAAATAAAGACACCTTACTTGTAAGGCCAAAATCGGAGGGAAAGTATATATCTGTAATAAGCTTCATGTCAGGCCAGTCAGCACTGCCAGTGAATGGTGAAGTAACCTTGCTGGAGATAGAGccagaagaagaaactgttAGTCCTAAGAATTCTGGCGAAGGAGAATCTTCGGTTCCTACCCCAGAGGCACCAGCCAAAGCAGAAGAGGAGCCTGTGCAGGAAACCACAGAGGAGGTATCTTTTGATGCTGATGAACAGAATTACAAAGTAAAAGAGAGTTATTTCATTTCTGACGGTAGCCAAATGGATATATGCAGTAACTCTTCAGGTACAGAGGTTTCTcccacagaaacacagcaaaaagTCATTCCAAGCAGCTGTTTCAAGTTTTCTGGCTATGACAAGCCTCATGTTCCATTAGATATGTTGATGATAGATGTTGGTGAAGAACAGCCTGTGAATACTTACAGGCCAACTGAGTAA
- the IFNGR1 gene encoding interferon gamma receptor 1 isoform X2 → MRVPPLLLALTALLAPRRSAASRGEQPPAVPSPTEIVVRSENFKTLLHWQYPPVSETPHFIVEIKPYNFGDYKNISTCVNTSAHFCDLSGEICEPYSSHWLRLKAIIGSQQSEYVETNEFILQRHGKIGPPKLNLSRHGDKIVVDIYHLLFPHSCIEDIFLKLEYLVTFRKSENEIEEFYADNCTMDKCSLNITVPAEGSTYCVSAKGIFEELMIGTPSEESCILVPVEQTLSVLCIIIVCVIGSLSVILIVYCGCKRLRKKDIKLPKSLVSVMRNLNKDTLLVRPKSEGKYISVISFMSGQSALPVNGEVTLLEIEPEEETVSPKNSGEGESSVPTPEAPAKAEEEPVQETTEEVSFDADEQNYKVKESYFISDGSQMDICSNSSGTEVSPTETQQKVIPSSCFKFSGYDKPHVPLDMLMIDVGEEQPVNTYRPTE, encoded by the exons TGCCTTCACCAACAGAGATTGTAGTAAGAtctgaaaatttcaaaactCTTTTGCATTGGCAGTATCCACCTGTGTCTGAAACTCCTCATTTTATTGTGGAAATCAAGCCTTACAA TTTTGGTGACTATAAGAACATCTCAACTTGTGTGAACACTTCAGCTCATTTTTGTGATCTCTCAGGGGAAATATGTGAGCCTTATTCGTCTCACTGGCTTCGACTTAAAGCTATTATTGGGTCACAACAGTCTGAATATGTTGAGAcaaatgaatttattttgcaaagGCATG GAAAAATAGGACCACCAAAACTGAATCTCTCAAGGCATGGTGATAAAATCGTGGTTGATATTTACCATCTTTTATTCCCTCATTCTTGTAttgaagacatttttttaaagctcgAGTACCTGGTGACTTTTCGGAAGAGTGAAAATGAG ATTGAAGAGTTCTATGCAGACAACTGTACAATGGATAAATGTAGCCTCAACATCACAGTTCCTGCTGAAGGTTCTACTTACTGTGTTTCAGCAAAGGGAATTTTTGAAGAACTGATGATTGGCACCCCATCAGAGGAAAGCTGCATTCTTGTTCCTGTCGAGCAGACATTGA GTGTACTATGTATCATCATTGTGTGTGTTATTGGGAGCCTGAGCGTAATCTTGATAGTATATTGTGGCTGCAAGAGACTAAGGAAAAAGGACATAAAGCTGCCTAAATCTTTG gtcagtgtgatgagaaACCTAAATAAAGACACCTTACTTGTAAGGCCAAAATCGGAGGGAAAGTATATATCTGTAATAAGCTTCATGTCAGGCCAGTCAGCACTGCCAGTGAATGGTGAAGTAACCTTGCTGGAGATAGAGccagaagaagaaactgttAGTCCTAAGAATTCTGGCGAAGGAGAATCTTCGGTTCCTACCCCAGAGGCACCAGCCAAAGCAGAAGAGGAGCCTGTGCAGGAAACCACAGAGGAGGTATCTTTTGATGCTGATGAACAGAATTACAAAGTAAAAGAGAGTTATTTCATTTCTGACGGTAGCCAAATGGATATATGCAGTAACTCTTCAGGTACAGAGGTTTCTcccacagaaacacagcaaaaagTCATTCCAAGCAGCTGTTTCAAGTTTTCTGGCTATGACAAGCCTCATGTTCCATTAGATATGTTGATGATAGATGTTGGTGAAGAACAGCCTGTGAATACTTACAGGCCAACTGAGTAA